From the Gammaproteobacteria bacterium genome, the window GTGGCCGATGCCGAGACTTTCACACAGCGCCGCAACACCAAGCGCATTGGCAATGTTATGGCGGGCCGCGCCGCCAAGCGTCAGCGGTATCTCATCGGCGCGAATAACATCGTTCCATTTGCCATCGCGACACTCGCAAATCACTTCGTCACGCAGCGCCCAGGCCTGCCCGCCTGAACTTACGTGCTGCTTTATCACCGGGTTCGATGCATCAAGGGAGAAAAACACCACAGGAGCGGGCGACTCCGGTGCTTTGGCCACCAGCAGCGGGTCATCCGCGTTGAGCACCAGCCGGTCGCCGCTGCCGAGGGCGCGGCTTACCACCCATTTTGCGTCGAGCAGCTCATCCAGATTCGCCGAACCGAAATCACCAATGTGATCACGCGCGATCCGGGTAATCAGCGCGGCCTGCGCCCGCGGGACGCCGATGCCCCGACGCAGCAGTCCGCCTCGTGCCGTCTCCAGGATGGCAATATCGATGTCTCGATTACGCAACGTCGTACGTGCGCCGCCGGGACCCGCATAGTCGCCCGGGTCGATGACCTGGTCATCGACGGCCAGCCAGTCTGTCGAGCTGTAGCCCACGTGCAGCCCTGCCGCGCGTGCGACCCCCGCAGCAAGACGCACAGACGTTGTCTTGCCATTGGTGCCGGTAACCAGGCCGACCGGGATTTCATGCAGCCGGCTCCAGTCGATCTCGTCGGGTTGTGGCAATCCGCTAACGGGCCATGTCTTGCTGCCACGACCCAGCCCGATGGATGCTTCGTCGTCATCGCTGAGAAAAACACGACCATGATGGAACGCCGCTGCCTGCAGGTTACGCAATGACGGGTTTGACTCTTCGGCTATCAGGCCTTGCAGCCTGGCAGCCGCGCCCGCCAGCGATTCCGTGCCGCTTCCGCTGGCGGCAGCCAAAGCCCATTCGTTGACTTCCGTTGCTGCATAGAGCGCATCGATCGGGGCAGACAGCGCCAGGCTGGCGCCACCGCGGCAGCGGCGCACGTAGAGCTGCTCGCTGCTCCACCCCACTGCATCGAGTATTTTCCGCGCCTGCTTTTGCCAGGCGGCTATCAGTGTTTCACACCGGTCATCGTCGACAGCTACATCGATTACAGCACCGGCCCCCGGGCTGACCGCATTAGCCCCCGTGAGGCGGCGGCTGTCCAGAAGTTCCATCAGTCGCTGTCTTCTGCTTCCCGTGCAATACGCACGCCACGCTCATCACGAATAATTTCGAGATTCTCGTCTATCTCAAAATCGTCCACCTCCGGCGGCGCGGCTTTGACTACTGGCGCCACCACTTCGCCGGCATCGCGTTCGCCGCCAAAGTAGATGATTTGCTTCCAGGTACGCTTGATGTTGTCGCCCAGAATCAGCAGCAGGTCGCCGGCTTCCGCACGATTCAGCGCGTCATCGACGGATTGCTGCTCGTCTTCGACGATGCTGACCTGGTCTGCGGCAACACCGGCATCGAGCAACGTTTCGCGCAGCAGGGCCGGTACCTCGCCGGATTCCCGGCCACGCACCCGGTCGTCCTGACGGCAGATGTAATGGTCGAAGTGGCCGGCCGCGTACTGCGCGATTTGCCGGATATCTTCGTCGCGACGATCGCCAGGCGCAGCCAGCACAACGATGCGACGGCCTTCCACATCGAAACGGTCAACCAGGTCACACATTGCTTTTACCGCGGCGGGATTATGTGCGTAGTCGAGAATGACCTTGAACGGGTGCTCGGTGTAGATATTCATACGACCGGGCGCCTGGAAAAATGTCGTGTCAAAGGTGCGCAGCCCCTGGCGGATATTGTCCAGGCTGACGCCCATCGAATACGCAAGCCCGGCGGCAAACATGGCGTTTTGCACGTTGTGCAGTGCCCGCCCTTCAATAGTGGCCGGTATGAGGTGCGTCCATAGCAGCGGCATGTGACTTTCGGAATCGTAGATGGTGATCATGTGCCCGTTCATACCCTCTTCGAGCACGACCGCTCGTCCGCCGGACCGGATATGTTCTTTCACCAGCGGATGACGCTGGTTCATGGTCACATAACAGAGCTGTGTAGCCTTGGTGTAGTCGGCCATACGCAGACACAATTCATCATCGGCGTTGAGCACGGCGGCGTCGGTTGCCACCTCGATCGGCACCCGCTTTATTTCTGCCAGTTGCTCCAGTGTATCGATGCCTTTCAGCCCGAGATGATCGGCCGATATGTTCAGGCAGGCGGCAACGTTGCAGCTGGAAAAACCCAGCCCGGCACGCAGCAGGCCGCCACGCGCGCTTTCCATGACCGCAGCATCGACGCTGGGGTCGCGCAGCGCCATCGCTGCGGAAACCGGACCGGTCATGTCGCCTTCGACGGTCAACTGACCGTCGACATAAACGCCGTCGGTACTGGTCAGCGCCACAGTGTGGCCATTGAGCTTCAGGATATGCGCCAACATGCGCGAGGTGGTGGTCTTGCCATTGGTTCCCGTGATCGCCGCAATCGGAATACGCGATGGTGTGCCGGGCGGAAACAGCATGTCGATGACTGGACCGGCCACGTCGCGCGGCGTGCCTTCACTCGGCGCGACGTGCATGCGGAAGCCCGGTCCGGCGTTGATTTCGCAGATCGCGCCGCCGTTTTCGTGATACGACTGCGTAATGTCATCGGTAAGAAAATCCACGCCGCCTATGTCCAGCCCGATGCCGCGTATCGCGCGTTCCGCCATCTCGCGGTTGTCAGGATGGATAACGTCTGTGACATCGATTGCCGTGCCGCCGGTGGACAGATTCGCCGTTGTGCGCAGGTAAACGACTTCGTCTTTTTCCGGCACCGTGTTGCGGTCGTAACCACTTGCCGTCAGCAGGCGTTCGGCCTGGTGATCGAATTCCAGCCGGGTCAGCGCCTTTTCGTGGCCCACACCACGCCGCGGATCCTGGTTTACGATGTCCACGAGTTCTTCAATGGTATGCCGGCCATCGCCAACAACATGCCCGGGTACGCGCTTTGCCGCCGCAACCAGCTCGCCGTTAACGACAAGCAGCCTGTGATCCAGACCGGTAATAAAGCTCTCGACGACGACGCTGCGATGATGCTCCCGTGCCTTGGCAAACGCGACTTCGACCTGCTCGGACGTCGTCAGGTTGGTCGAGACGCCGCGACCATGGTTGGCGCTTAGTGGCTTGAGCACCACCGGGTAGCCGATGCGTCGGGCAGCGCGTTTTGCATCTGAGCTGCTGCGGACGATCAGCTGTTTCGGCACCGGCAGGCCCAGATCACGCAGGATGTGGTTGGTTTCTTCTTTGTCTGAAGCCAGCTCCACCGCAATGTTGCTTGTGCGGCCGGTGGTGGTTGCCCAGATGCGCTGCTGATAACGGCCATGACCGAACTGCACCAGGCTGAACTCGCCCAGTCTGATCCACGGAATATCCCGCTCTTCTGCAGCGGCAACCAGCGAAGCGGTGCTTGGCCCCAGTGCGCGACGCTGAGTGGCACGAATAAAGCGATCGCGCTCGGCAGCGAAGTCCCAGTCCGGCCCGGGTGCTTCGGGCGGCTGCAGTTCCGCCGGCAACAGGCTGTGCAGAATTTCGAGCGCCAGCTTGCTGGCCGCCTGGCCTACTGCAGCGTCGTGATACTGGAACACCATGTAGTACTGGCCTTCCTCACCGGTCGAACGCGTCTTGCCAAAGGTAACCGGCGAGCCGGCCACGTTTTGCAGCTCGATCGCCACGTGTTCCATGACATGCCCGAGCCAGGTGCCTTCGTCCTCGGTGAGCCGCCGGACAAAGCCACCGGGCTCGCCATACGAACAACCGTGCTCGTGCAATCCGGGCAGCCACTCGAGCAGGCGGTCATTAAATTGTTTCCCGAGCCGGCCGGTCGGCCAGTGCTCCAGTTCGCCCAGATCGATGATGTGGCGAATGACCGGGAAGTGGGCGTAGGTATTAGGCCCTACATAAATATTGGTGGAGAGAATTTTCATACTGCATACCCATGCTCAGGGCGCCGCGTTGCGGCTCTTGATGTCAAAACTGCCACCCTGGACCAGGATGTGCAGGCGCACGCCAATCAGGCTTACCGGTTCCCCTCTTGCAGCCTGGTCCATGGAGGAGTGCTCAAGGTCAGATGGATCGACGATAGTAATGCCGCCGGAACCGACTACTTCCAGTGAGTCGCCCGGTCGAATAAACGCTGCGGTGTCCTCGTCCAGACCGATACCGACGGCGAACGGATTGTAGGCCAGCGCGGTAAGCAGGCGTCCGAGCCGGTCGCGCTGGCGAAAATGCTGATCGATGATGAAATTGTTAGTCAGACCGAGTCCGGGCGCCAGGATAACCTTGTCGGGGCTCGGCGTACTGCCCTCCATGCCGCCAGCGATCATGTGTTCAGGCATAAATGCCGCACCGGCCGATGTGCCGGCTATGTGGGTGCCTGCAGCATTTCGCCTGCGAATCAACTGCGCAACTCGCGTACCGCCCAGTGTCGTCGACAATCGCAGCTGGTTTCCGCCGGTCATGAATATTCCGGTGGCACGTTCGAGGTAGTCGGTGTATTTGTCGTCTTCGCAATCGGCACGCGTGGTAATCGGCAAAACCATGGCATGACGAACACCGAGCTCTCTAAACAGTTTTTCGTAGATGCGCCCGGTATCTTCCAGCTCCGATGCGGTGGGAATAATCGCGATACGGGCCGGCTCGGCGCCGCCGCATATCTCGACGAACCGATTGAGTATTTCCGGGTTACGCAGTTTCTCCTCGGCACCGCCTATCGGCACCAGGAAACCACGATTGGGATTGTCGGATCGAGAAGGCGCCACGCTGCAGTTCTCCTGCCCAAAAGAGCAGATACATTCCGCGAACACGCCGTTCGGGTCAAGTGGGGCAAACCCCCGGCGGGGGCTCTCAGGGTGGCGTCAGCCTCACGGTGATACTGGCGCCACCGAGCCGTGAGCGGGCGATTTGGAGTTCGCCGCCGGCTAACTCGACGATCTCACGGACCATGGCCAGCCCCAGACCGTGACCATCGGCGTGCTGGTCGGCCCTGACGCCACGCTGAAACAGCGCTTCAGCGGCAGCCGGCTCGATGCCAGCGCCGTCATCCTCGACGACCAGTTCCAGCCCGGCTCGCGGCGAATCACCCGCCGCCAGTGCCTGCGCTGAAACCTGCACCTTGCTGTTGCCGTATTTGTAAGCATTGTCGAGCAGGTTGCCGGCAATCTCGGTGAAATCACCCTTGTCGCCGAACCAGGCAACGCCGTCTGCCAGCTGGCAACGGCAGATAATTGCCTTGTCGGCATAAACCTTGTCGAGTGCCCGCACGACAGCCGCAATCGCCGCGGCGACATCGACCGGTTCCTGCCCGAGCGTTATAGCGCCTGACGCGGCAGCGCGGTTGAGCTGGTAGCCGATGATCTCATCCATGCGCTCGAGCTGGTTGCCAATCTCGCCGTCGTCGGTCTTCTTGCTCTCCATCAGGCTGCGGATCACAGCCAGAGGTGTCTTGAGCGAATGGGCCAGGTTGCCCAGCGTATTGCGGTA encodes:
- a CDS encoding Mur ligase; this translates as MELLDSRRLTGANAVSPGAGAVIDVAVDDDRCETLIAAWQKQARKILDAVGWSSEQLYVRRCRGGASLALSAPIDALYAATEVNEWALAAASGSGTESLAGAAARLQGLIAEESNPSLRNLQAAAFHHGRVFLSDDDEASIGLGRGSKTWPVSGLPQPDEIDWSRLHEIPVGLVTGTNGKTTSVRLAAGVARAAGLHVGYSSTDWLAVDDQVIDPGDYAGPGGARTTLRNRDIDIAILETARGGLLRRGIGVPRAQAALITRIARDHIGDFGSANLDELLDAKWVVSRALGSGDRLVLNADDPLLVAKAPESPAPVVFFSLDASNPVIKQHVSSGGQAWALRDEVICECRDGKWNDVIRADEIPLTLGGAARHNIANALGVAALCESLGIGHKAIVDGLAGFAPDDNPGRGNLFDIDGVKVLVDFAHNPDALRAIVSLARNLPARRRLIAFGEAGDRTDALIQDLADIAWQLQPDRLVTLEIAKYARGREPGELKDLLHDRLTKLGARRDQLTHHQTEVAALHDAMAWAQPGDLVILLSLAEQDEVLAILQQRGAG
- a CDS encoding cyanophycinase produces the protein MAPSRSDNPNRGFLVPIGGAEEKLRNPEILNRFVEICGGAEPARIAIIPTASELEDTGRIYEKLFRELGVRHAMVLPITTRADCEDDKYTDYLERATGIFMTGGNQLRLSTTLGGTRVAQLIRRRNAAGTHIAGTSAGAAFMPEHMIAGGMEGSTPSPDKVILAPGLGLTNNFIIDQHFRQRDRLGRLLTALAYNPFAVGIGLDEDTAAFIRPGDSLEVVGSGGITIVDPSDLEHSSMDQAARGEPVSLIGVRLHILVQGGSFDIKSRNAAP
- the cphA gene encoding cyanophycin synthetase, translating into MKILSTNIYVGPNTYAHFPVIRHIIDLGELEHWPTGRLGKQFNDRLLEWLPGLHEHGCSYGEPGGFVRRLTEDEGTWLGHVMEHVAIELQNVAGSPVTFGKTRSTGEEGQYYMVFQYHDAAVGQAASKLALEILHSLLPAELQPPEAPGPDWDFAAERDRFIRATQRRALGPSTASLVAAAEERDIPWIRLGEFSLVQFGHGRYQQRIWATTTGRTSNIAVELASDKEETNHILRDLGLPVPKQLIVRSSSDAKRAARRIGYPVVLKPLSANHGRGVSTNLTTSEQVEVAFAKAREHHRSVVVESFITGLDHRLLVVNGELVAAAKRVPGHVVGDGRHTIEELVDIVNQDPRRGVGHEKALTRLEFDHQAERLLTASGYDRNTVPEKDEVVYLRTTANLSTGGTAIDVTDVIHPDNREMAERAIRGIGLDIGGVDFLTDDITQSYHENGGAICEINAGPGFRMHVAPSEGTPRDVAGPVIDMLFPPGTPSRIPIAAITGTNGKTTTSRMLAHILKLNGHTVALTSTDGVYVDGQLTVEGDMTGPVSAAMALRDPSVDAAVMESARGGLLRAGLGFSSCNVAACLNISADHLGLKGIDTLEQLAEIKRVPIEVATDAAVLNADDELCLRMADYTKATQLCYVTMNQRHPLVKEHIRSGGRAVVLEEGMNGHMITIYDSESHMPLLWTHLIPATIEGRALHNVQNAMFAAGLAYSMGVSLDNIRQGLRTFDTTFFQAPGRMNIYTEHPFKVILDYAHNPAAVKAMCDLVDRFDVEGRRIVVLAAPGDRRDEDIRQIAQYAAGHFDHYICRQDDRVRGRESGEVPALLRETLLDAGVAADQVSIVEDEQQSVDDALNRAEAGDLLLILGDNIKRTWKQIIYFGGERDAGEVVAPVVKAAPPEVDDFEIDENLEIIRDERGVRIAREAEDSD